The segment TAGTTCTTGTGTGATCAAGTCCATTATAAGTTGAATGGATATACCTTTTTTCAGTCCATCCTTGCATAGAAGCCAATGTTGAGGTCAAAAGCTTAACATAGAGAGCCTCACGATCAGACTTCTTGGCGTCATTGGCAACTTCAGCCAACATAGCATGAGAGGCACCAAGCAAGTCCGGCTCCATCTGAGAGGTCACAATGTACTGATGGAACAGAACCCAAGTGAAACACAAATTGTGCACAGGCCTTGTGATTCCCAGCATCGACCATGTCTTCTTCATCAGTTCTAAGAGCTCATCGATCTCATCAAGAACCAACGTCTCATCACGGATATCAAAAATAGACTGCAAAAGCGCTACGTAAAGATGAATGTTGAGAGGGTATCCATCAGACCAATGGCATACGTCAGGGTTGGTATTGCGACATGCTAAGGAGACCACAGCGTTACAGAGCGTGGACATTGTCTCTGAGGATTTTCCGGTGTCGATGGGTTTTGTCTCGCTCTGTCTGATGATTTCTCGGAGGCGCATGGCGAAGTTGTTGGTTTTGTCAAGAGGGATTGATGGGTGAAGGAGAAGACCAGCTTCAAGGACTTTAAGCTGACGTCTTTGCCAAATCTGGTACTCATGCGCATCACCAAACTCTGATGTTTTCACGTGGCGGAGAAGCTCTAAGGGAAGTATTATCGTCTCTGCTCCCCTACCGGTctataaaaaaacacatttagtTTCTTTAACTAATCTAGAAACAGAGTTTATTTCCTTTTAAGGAAAAACAGAGGAACTTACTTGGCCAACAAGCGTCCTCGTTAGGGTTTTCCGGAGCCTAGTGTCACCTTGTTCCGTTACCCTCATTTGTTGCCTCATGATTTCTGCAGAGGTTAAAGGTCGTCTAGGTCGAGAAGGCGGGACGGTCAAGAACCCAGCCCCTTGGCTAATGTGTAAGGAAGAACCACCTCCTATGCTTCCAGTACCAGGAGAGGAAGGAGCTGACTTGGCTCCCAAGGCTGTTCCTATTGTCGTCGACATTCGCCTAGAGGGAGATCTTTTAAGCATTTTCAACCCTAAGGCTCTTTTAACTCGGCTTGTTGGTGTCGTCACGACTTCTTTCCTCCCTAATGATCCGAATCCAGACCCGgatcctcctccttctccttgATTGTCACCACCATTGTGCTTTGAGTAGAACGTGAGAGCAGTTCTTCCTCCAAACCCTGGTGATGATCTACACGCAGCGAAAAAGATCTCGTACGCGGTCTCGCGAATCTCATCCCGATCAAGCCCATCAAGCTTCCCGAACGGCCAGAGAAGATCAGTGTCGGGACAAACAACAGAGCCAGCCATGTCGGAAAAGGACTCCCTCCGGGAATGATGAACCATCGCGGAGGGGAAGCAGGAAggacaaaaaaaatagaagagaaGATCAGACAGGATTCAGGTCTATCAAAATCAGAGAAAGTGAGGAGAGAGACGGAGTTTCTTGGTTTTTaataaggaaaagaaaatgagagacagagagaaaaTGAAGAGGTGGAGACAACTTGGAAGAAGCTAAAGGACAGCATGTTTCTCTGTCATAAGGAAGAAGAGAGGATGTGAGAAAAGTTCGGAGGTGCTCATGATATTAACTAGAATTAGCATATCTCCTATTACAAGTAACTTTTGTCAAAGCCAACTcatttttttaatgtatttttttccaTATTACATGACTTTGCTAACAGCAGAATCCAGCATAAAACATCAACTGCAATTTAGTTAGATGCTTGTTTTCTCAACATACCTTTTCACCTTGCTGTTGTTGACTTGTTGATGTGTTGGGAAATATAAGATAAGATTTTGGTCGTTACTCAGTATCAAtgctgtcttttttttttgaacaactcaATGCTGTCTAAGGCAGTTTCCTCTTCCAGTTTTGAATAGAGGAAACATATGACCTCTTGAATTTGAGAAACAATCTCATGATCTTGAAAATTTTGAGCACATAATATACACATGAATAAGTATAAACAAGTTTTCATGTTGCAGAAAGAAATATATAGATTCCTATATAAACCTGTTacattgttttcatttttcatataaatacaCAGTTTCACAACTACATAATGGTGCAGATGCAAGAATATGTTGCTGTCTCATTCACTTCACTGCAAAAAATCAGATGAACGCATATGGGTGCATAAAACACATTGTTATATGCATTTGATCAAGGAACAAACTAAACCCCAATAACTAAAAGAAGGACAAGAACTCCCAACACATACTTTTAGTATGTAGAATCTCAAATAAAAGAGTATTAACTTGATTGAGCTAAGAAGAGTATTGAGCGGGTCACTCAAATCAGTCTGATTGGCTTTAAAAAGATACAGAACTGGCAGGATGACAAAAGTGTAGTATCAAGCATAGTTATCAGGTTCTACAGACAAATTAAGATTTTGTATTCCGAAGAATGCACCCTCAAAGAAACAACGCAATTTTTTACATTCAAGAGAGCAGTCAAGATACTGTGATCGATCAATGAACACATGCGATTTACGTTACACTGTTAtcttataaacaaacaaaaaagctTTTACAACTACATAATGGGTTCCACTGTTAGGAGTTGATGGGTTCCACTGTTAGGTGGAAGCCCTCCAAAAATAGGCGTATGCCACTTAAGTATGGAGAGCACACGGTATTCTTTAGTAAAAGGCGAAAGAATAGTTCGCTTTGTGCTCACCACATGGCTGCGTGGTTTTAAATTGAtgagtgaaacctctatttattataaaacttcCGCTACTAGTCACTCCCAGTTTCCCGATGTGGGACTATGAACCAAAGACGCTATTATTGTATTTAGAAACTCTTCGTGGGCTCTAATGGGCCTTAACTATTCTGAGAGTTGGGCTTTAAACACACAAGTTATCATCTTCTTCCATCTAAAGCTGAGTGAAAAGCCCTAGCAGTATATGCGTCACTCTATTTAAAACCGGAAACCCTAATTCCCTTCTTTCAGATCTCTGCTCAAGCCGTCGAAAATGTCGAAGCGAGGTTCGTACTCTTCTTACAACAAATCAAACAAATGTCATGATCATCACCTCACTGTAGTTGCTTATATACATTGCTCTAATGGTGATTGTTTGTTTGAATAGGACGTGGAGGAACGTCGGGTAACAAGTTCAGGATGTCGCTGGGTCTTCCAGTGGCGGCGACGGTGAACTGCGCCGACAACACGGGAGCCAAGAACCTTTACATCATTTCGGTGAAAGGGATCAAAGGTCGTCTTAACCGATTGCCTTCTGCTTGCGTCGGAGACATGGTGATGGCCACCGTCAAGAAGGGAAAGCCTGATCTCCGTAAAAAGGTTATGCCAGCTGTCATCGTTAGGCAGAGGAAGCCATGGCGCCGAAAGGATGGTGTCTTCATGTACTTCGAAGGTAAATAATGTATATACTTGGGGTTTTATGTCTGATCGTTagcttgttttgttttgtaatgtCTCTAAGTTATGTTGATTGATGTTTCCAGACTTGGTGTCATATTCACCGACACGTTTTAGAGGGTGTTATTATGCAAAACAGTTCTGGTAAACTTAAAATGTGTTCCATCGTTACAGATGCTATGATGGTTAAACGCTTGTATCTGCTCCATTAGAACTCGAAATTTCTATTCTTTGTGGAAATGTTAAAGTATTGTTAGTTGGATTGGTGGATATTCTATGACATTGTGTCTCAGGCTTAAGTCAAGTATCCACCGACACGTTTAGAGGGTGTTGATACGGTTACAAGTCTGGGAAACTTAATTGTGTCCTTCGTTACAGATGCTTTATTTGCTTGAACGCTTGCTTCTGCTCCATATGGACTCTACATTATCACTCACTActtgattattgtttttttttgtagctgTGTAAGTAAATAAATACTAATTTTGGTGACTTGTTTGTACATTGGACAGATAATGCTGGAGTCATCGTCAACCCCAAGGGAGAAATGAAAGGTTCTGCGATCACTGGTCCCATTGGTAAAGAGTGCGCTGATCTCTGGCCGAGGATTGCTAGTGCTGCCAATGCCATTGTCTAATGATCAGTGCAATTACTAGTCTGTCTTTGCTGGTTTTTGATTATCATTCTAAACTTTGTTGgtgttttaaattatatcaaaaCAAATTTGAGAATTTTGGTAAAATGTATTTTGATATCCTGACAATACGACATTCAATTATCTTGgttatttttgaaacaatattTGTCACTTAAAAAAGATTTACAGTTCGTAAGAATTGGCAACTTAGGCCATCATTATCGGCGCTTCTTAATGGAGTTGCTTAGTAATAATGAcccaaaaaataaatcaaaattaggGAAAAAgctaagagcatgattattgtTTGGTCCTTGTGTAAAGTCCTtaatattcatatatgtatatgcatatataaataataaggACTTTACACAAGGACCAagcaataatcatgctctaaggACGTGTCTTAATTAAGAACTTTTCGACAACGTCCTTAAGGGGCACGTGGTGTAATGAGATAGGTTTACTCTTCTCCAATCCTCTGAGACTTGATCTCTTCTCCCCCGTCCATAGCCAATTTTCTCCTCTTGATGCCAAAGAGTAAGTCTGTCTCCGATCCCCAATTTCTCTTCTCCAATCCTCAATTTATCACAATCACAAAACTCACTTCCTTCACTCTGTTACAGATTCTTCCTCTGTGGGCACACGATTCAAATTTTGGCTCAAGCTCGAATATGGGTTTAGTGTAATAAAATCGATTTTAGTGAGAAAAATCTGGTGAGAGGAACCGTGGAGGATTCATAAGGAAGGAAATATGAGGAGGCGGAGGGTAGCTAGAAGGAGATTGTTGAGTTGGATATAGCTTCTCCTTGCTTATTTCTCTGTTGCTGGATTGGTTCTATTCATGGTTCAGCATCGTTATCAACAACAAGATCCATCTCAGCTAACACTTGTATGTCTTCCTCTCTGGTCTTTAttcgaagttttttttttagtttcttaaaaGCAATGTATTGATTGCTGAGATTGAGTTTTGCTCTAATGATCATCTGCTCATGATCTCTGCTCTCTATCTCTTTCTGAGCACATGATCTGAGAATGTATTAGTTCGTTGTTCTTATGATATAGTTTGGTCTTTTTATGTGTGCAGGCAAGTGAAACGGATTACATCACGTATGAAGAGGTATGTGTTATGCTAGTCACTAATAAATGAACGTGTTACGTTCTTTACATAGATAGAGAAATCTTGGTTTTGAATGATGATATAATATGTAGAGTGATGGTTTGCACGGCTATAGAAATGTTCCCTTTGAAGTTGCTTTTGTGTTGATGATTTGGATTATATAGGAAGCTTTATTGGAGAAGATTAGGTCTGAGAAGTCAAGTTCAATGTATTTTTCATTCTCGGTTGGAAAATTTATTAAGTGGTATGTGTCTTGCGATAGCTCCTATGGAGTCCTAGTAGAATGCGTGTCCAACTTCAACTTTTGAATCCTTCTTTATATCTCTGCTAGCATGTTGAtgtttgtttccaaaaaaaaagaatagaactTGATACATTTTGTAGTCACAGAGAAGTGGTTTTCGTATGAATATGTATCTCACCGAAgccttatttttttgttgtattatGCTGCAGGTAGTTCAGCTGAACAAGTTTGATTATAGACTTTCAAACAAGTTGAGCGATGACTGCAAAAGCTAAGATGTAGAGTAAATTACCATGCTCTTTGGAAATCATTAGTTCTCTTGCttactgtttttttcttcttgtaatGATACTAAGGTgccgactggttttcccgctaccacccgcaaacgcagcttttgcggtttatagcggttgttggtgtttcgaaacaatcacagaaaacgctacaaatcgcttcaaaccgctccgaacctcctaaaatcaaaagctggttccagctagcgtttgcggttgcgggcggttgcgggagggtaaaatttttttctttaaaaacagaataaataaaaataatactaaaaatatccaataaaaattttcaattgaaataatagaaattgtaaaatgtattcatattatatttcaatttatattataaaattcaaaactaaaatattttctataaatttttaaaattgaataatatgattttataaatataaattttatatttatcatattattatgatttttaatatttttataattacataaaatgtaaatattgttaaattattttttaacagatgttgcgttttgtagtttaccagtcataagagtcccgcaaacgcaacaatttctaacagctataccagtcgtacaaatctctaaaaaacgcttaaaaccgcaaccacccgcacccgcaaactcccgcaaccgcaaccgcaaccgctgcggttacaccagtaaGAAACAACATAAATATCTACCAATAATCTGCATTTTTTCTAATGTCCTTCACATTGTTTCTTAACTtcagaataataataaaaaaacctaAGAACTCTAAAATTTGTCCTAACAATAATGTTGCTCTTAGAAACatgtttttgttatataatagTACACAATATAAAAAGGGAGAAAATTTTCAAAGACCAAATTGTAATGATCATGTAAGAAGTAAGTTATCCGACTACAGTGTCCTAAATTGGGTTACGCGGATAAAATAATGGGCCTAATCGAAGAAACAATTCCTTTTGTCGGTAATATAGAAAAGGTTGATCAAAAATGAgcaagaattaataaaatattgggTATAAAAGAATTTACATGTACCAAGATTATAGGGaatatttattcaaattctATATGTAAACTTATCTGAATACATTCCTTTAATCATATTCCTTCAGTTTCaaattaatctatattttagatttttcacacttattaataaaacacattaattcTTAGTATTAACTGTATAGTTTTGTGGGATTAACTTTTTCCCATAATTTTCAACCAATCGGAATTTAATAAatgcaattaattttcttgaaatttacaatttatgggtaatatctattaaaaattacatttctGAAAATACAATACATAAACGGGAATGAGTGAAGCTGCATATAAACCTGAGACGTTTCCCTCATCTGgagatatcttcttcttcttcttgataatCATCACTCTTCTATTTCCCATAGGAACCGAGCGTACTCTCCAAGTATAATGCTGGCCAGACAGAGAAGAAGATAATGGTCGCTTTCAAATGCGGAAAACACGAGGATTTTGCGTAAGAGACATGTCATTTGTAACTGTACCTGTCATTTGGAGAGGCTTCAACGGCCTTCTCGAAGTAGAACAAGGCCTTGCCATGGTCATTCTTGATACTCCAAAACGCTTTCGCATATCTGCATAACGTTTCTCCATCCTCTGTTTCAGACAACCTTGAACCGTGTTCTCCCGCTGTCTCGGACTTACTTTCCTGGACAAAAACAAAACCTGACATTAGAAACTTTCTACTTTTAGCTAAAATGTCTACAAATGTCACAAACCTCAGAGTCTTCTTTTCCTAGCCTGGTTGAGCCTTCAAAAGAGTCACCATCTTCATCATCGTCATCTTCAGCATCTATCGCCCAGAGGAAACTAGCATATGCTGCAAGCACATTGCTGAAACGAAAGAAAAAACATACATTTAGAATAATTATTTGTCACATGGTGTGACCAAGATGAATGTATTAACAGACCTATCGTCAGGAGAGGCTTGAACTGCTCGTTCAAAGTAGCTTGAGGCTTTAACTTCATCCTGGTGAAGCTTCATCACTAATCTACCGTAGTTTGCTAAAGCTACTCCATCGCTAGGCTCAACTACAGTACATTTATGATAATACTCTTCTGCGCCATTAAGATCTCCTTTGTACTGTTTTTAGGATTACAAAAAAACTTGCCATTAATAGAAACTACTTCAAAACAGAGTCATTATGGTTGGAGTAAATCAAGATACCTCCAAGAAACTGGCATAATTTTTGAGAAGCAAAGGATGTGATGGATACTCATCGAGCATTCTCTTATAATATTCACCACAACTCTCATCATCAAAACTAGGTAAATCGAATTTGATCTCTTTACCATACAAATCGAACTTATCAATCCCACGCCCTGCAGATGAATGCATGGGAGGACTTGGTGGTCGTTCATCATCTATCTTCTTAATAACTACCTCTTCATTTCCCTGTTCAGCTTGACTGTCCTCTTCCTTGATCGAGAAGACATCGGTGATGTGCTTGGCAAAGCTGAAGCCGGCGTCAACCGAATCACCAACAGTTCTCTCCTCGATTCCACTAGCCGGATCTTCGGGTTTGAGCCCATCTCCAGATTCGCAGTAACTAGAAAGAGATGCTTCGCTCTTGAGCATCTTTATCTCTCTTAAATGCGTTCAAAGTCGTCAGCTTTGATTCAGTTCAATCCTTTTAGACCAGATGGTGGGTCGTGGACTCGTGGATTTAGAACGAGTCGTGTTATTTGTGGACATTGATATCGAGACAACGACCGAACGAAGGCAGTTTAAGTGACTCTCAGTCAAGACATGTGGATAAGATTTTCCCGGGAAAACGGCAAAGTACCAACCACcacttaactatttttttttcttcaaatttctCTCTCGAGTTTACTTTCTTTCTATTGTAGAACTGTAAAGTTAACTTTACACGATCACTCCTTTCTGGACTTGGGTTGATGATttgtttaaaacaaattatgtgACTATATAATCTTTGATAGTATATAATCCTAGGGGCTATATGATCTATTTTTGGCCATTGTATAATTTCGCATATAAGCAATCTTTACTCCTCTGTCATCATCTGAGACTGTTTTCACACTATTCACACCAATTCTTATTCTTGTTTTAGCCATGCAGCAAAAAACACGTAAACGTTGGTGCCAACTTGATTCTTAGGAGTCATCTCCTAATAAAAGCAAACGTCAGCTAAAGACACACCGCACTTCTCCTCCTAATAGACTCATTCGTTGTCTTTCTCAGAAATACAAACccaaaattaaacaaacaaaaaaaggaatGGCTATTATTACCTTGCTCCCACCATTGACCAAACAATCTACCTCTTCTTCATTCACCATCCGACTTCTcagaatcaagaatcaagaattGCGAGAGAGAGAAACATCTAATTGTTCCTCTCGCAATTCTCCTCCTCTTTCACACCTCctccccaaaaaaaaaatgcatccaaaaaaaaaacattgaattgAAAATACAAACTCTTTGATCACAATGTCGATGATGTTTCCATCGTTTCAGCTCCTAGAGCTGAACATAATCTCAGCTCAAGACTTAGCTCCTGTCGCCCGCAAGATGAAGACATACGCTGTTGCATGGGTCCACTCCGAACGTAAACTCACCACGCGCGTTGACTACAACGGCGGAGCAAACCCAACGTGGAACGACAAATTCGTATTCAGAGTCAACGAAGAGTTCCTCTACGCCGACACATCCGCCGTGGTCATCGAAATCTACGCCTTGCATTGGTTCAGAGACGTCCACGTAGGCACGGTCCGTGTCCTGATCAGCAACCTCATCCCACCCAACCGTCGTCCAGGATACAGAACCAGCAACAACGAGTACCGTCGCACGCCACCCACCCAGGGGATGAGATTCGTAGCGCTTCAAGTTCGTCGCACCTCGGGCCGACCTCAGGGGATATTGAATATCGGTGTTGGAGTGCTCGATGGTTCCATGAGAAGCATGCCGCTTTACACGCATATGGACTCGTCTGCCGTGGGGTATAGAGACTTGCTTGGTGAAGAGGATCGTCACCTACAGCATTTGCATCTGAACAGCAACAAAGGGAGCTCTAAGAATCCACAGTCTCCCACGACCTCGAGGCAGTTCCAGTCTGTTGTCTCGAGGCCGGAGCTACGTCGTACGAAGAGTGATACGAGCTCGATGGTTGTTTCTGATCTTTTAAGCAGAGCTGAAAGGAGCCGTTTGGCTACCAGAAAGCCAGC is part of the Raphanus sativus cultivar WK10039 chromosome 5, ASM80110v3, whole genome shotgun sequence genome and harbors:
- the LOC108857020 gene encoding 60S ribosomal protein L23, whose amino-acid sequence is MSKRGRGGTSGNKFRMSLGLPVAATVNCADNTGAKNLYIISVKGIKGRLNRLPSACVGDMVMATVKKGKPDLRKKVMPAVIVRQRKPWRRKDGVFMYFEDNAGVIVNPKGEMKGSAITGPIGKECADLWPRIASAANAIV
- the LOC108857388 gene encoding uncharacterized protein LOC108857388 isoform X2, whose amino-acid sequence is MLKSEASLSSYCESGDGLKPEDPASGIEERTVGDSVDAGFSFAKHITDVFSIKEEDSQAEQGNEEVVIKKIDDERPPSPPMHSSAGRGIDKFDLYGKEIKFDLPSFDDESCGEYYKRMLDEYPSHPLLLKNYASFLEYKGDLNGAEEYYHKCTVVEPSDGVALANYGRLVMKLHQDEVKASSYFERAVQASPDDSNVLAAYASFLWAIDAEDDDDEDGDSFEGSTRLGKEDSESETAGEHGSRLSETEDGETLCRYAKAFWSIKNDHGKALFYFEKAVEASPNDSIILGEYARFLWEIEE
- the LOC108857388 gene encoding uncharacterized protein LOC108857388 isoform X1, whose amino-acid sequence is MLKSEASLSSYCESGDGLKPEDPASGIEERTVGDSVDAGFSFAKHITDVFSIKEEDSQAEQGNEEVVIKKIDDERPPSPPMHSSAGRGIDKFDLYGKEIKFDLPSFDDESCGEYYKRMLDEYPSHPLLLKNYASFLEYKGDLNGAEEYYHKCTVVEPSDGVALANYGRLVMKLHQDEVKASSYFERAVQASPDDSNVLAAYASFLWAIDAEDDDDEDGDSFEGSTRLGKEDSEESKSETAGEHGSRLSETEDGETLCRYAKAFWSIKNDHGKALFYFEKAVEASPNDSIILGEYARFLWEIEE